A genomic segment from Chlorogloeopsis sp. ULAP01 encodes:
- the psaB gene encoding photosystem I core protein PsaB, which yields MATKFPKFSQDLASDPTTRRIFYAIATAHDFESHDGMTEENLYQRIFASHFGHLAIIFLWASGILFHVAWQGNFEVWIKDPVHVRPIAHAIWDAQFGPGAIEAFTQAGARNPVDICYSGVYHWWYTIGLRTNTELYVGALFLILLAAVWLFAGWLHLQPRFRPNLGWFKNSEARLNHHLAGLFGVSCLAWAGHLVHVAIPESRGQHVGWDNFLFTPPHPAGLWPFFTGHWAAYAQNPDTAQHIFNTSQGAGTAILTFLGGFHPQTQSLWLTDMAHHHLAIAVLLIVAGHMYRTNWGIGHNIKQMMDAQTFFGRKVEGPFNLPHQGLYETVNNSLHFQLSLALACLGVASSLTAQHMYSMPPYAFIAKDFTTMAALYTHHQYIAGFLMVGAFSHAAIFWIKDYDPEQNKGNVLERVLKHKEAIIAHLSWVCLFLGFHTLGLYVHNDVEVAFGAADKQILIEPVFAQFIQSANGKVLYGFNTLLSNPDSIAFTAWPNHANVWLPGWLDAINNGTNSLFLTIGPGDFYVHHAIALGLHVTTLILVKGALDARGSKLMPDKKDFGYAFPCDGPGRGGTCDISAWDASYLAVFWMLNTLGWVTFYWHWKHLSIWQGNVAQFNESSTYLMGWFRDYLWANSAQLINGYNPYGTSNLAVWAWMFLFGHLAWAVSFMFLITWRGYWQELIETLAWAHEQTPLSFGYWRDKPVALSIVQARLVGLTHFTVGYIATYGAFLIASTASKFGQ from the coding sequence AATTTTGAGGTCTGGATTAAAGATCCTGTGCATGTGCGTCCTATTGCCCACGCGATTTGGGATGCTCAATTTGGGCCGGGAGCGATTGAAGCTTTTACCCAAGCAGGAGCGAGAAACCCTGTAGATATCTGCTATTCTGGCGTCTACCACTGGTGGTACACTATCGGGTTGCGGACAAATACTGAATTGTATGTTGGTGCATTGTTCCTAATTCTGCTAGCGGCAGTTTGGTTGTTTGCAGGATGGTTGCATTTACAACCTAGATTTCGCCCGAATCTGGGTTGGTTCAAAAATTCAGAAGCTCGCTTAAATCACCATTTAGCAGGTTTGTTCGGTGTTAGCTGCCTAGCTTGGGCTGGTCATTTAGTACACGTTGCTATCCCGGAATCTCGCGGTCAACACGTTGGTTGGGATAACTTTTTGTTTACTCCACCCCATCCCGCTGGTTTGTGGCCATTTTTCACGGGTCATTGGGCAGCATACGCTCAAAATCCTGATACCGCCCAGCATATATTTAATACCTCTCAAGGTGCAGGCACAGCAATTCTCACATTCTTAGGTGGTTTCCATCCCCAGACGCAATCCCTGTGGCTGACGGATATGGCACACCATCATTTAGCGATCGCAGTCTTGTTAATTGTTGCGGGTCATATGTACCGCACTAACTGGGGTATCGGTCACAACATCAAACAGATGATGGACGCTCAGACTTTCTTTGGTAGAAAAGTTGAAGGGCCATTTAATCTACCCCACCAAGGTCTGTACGAAACAGTAAATAATTCTCTGCATTTTCAACTCTCTTTGGCACTAGCTTGTCTGGGCGTTGCCAGCTCTTTGACAGCACAGCATATGTATTCCATGCCGCCTTATGCTTTTATTGCCAAGGACTTTACCACGATGGCGGCGTTATACACACATCATCAGTATATTGCCGGGTTCTTAATGGTGGGGGCATTTTCCCATGCAGCCATCTTCTGGATTAAAGATTACGACCCAGAACAGAATAAAGGTAATGTCTTAGAGCGAGTGTTGAAGCACAAAGAAGCGATTATTGCTCATCTAAGTTGGGTATGCCTATTCTTAGGCTTCCACACCTTGGGTCTGTACGTCCACAACGATGTAGAAGTAGCCTTTGGCGCGGCTGATAAGCAAATCTTGATTGAGCCAGTCTTTGCTCAGTTTATCCAGTCGGCTAACGGTAAGGTTTTGTATGGATTTAACACACTACTATCAAACCCAGATAGTATTGCTTTCACGGCATGGCCTAACCATGCCAATGTCTGGTTACCGGGATGGTTGGATGCAATCAACAACGGGACTAACTCATTGTTCTTGACAATTGGGCCGGGTGACTTTTATGTTCATCACGCGATCGCTCTTGGTTTGCACGTCACCACCTTGATATTAGTAAAAGGTGCGTTGGATGCTCGTGGTTCCAAGCTCATGCCCGATAAAAAAGACTTTGGCTATGCCTTTCCTTGCGATGGGCCTGGTAGGGGTGGTACTTGTGATATCTCAGCTTGGGATGCATCTTACCTTGCCGTCTTCTGGATGCTGAATACTCTGGGTTGGGTAACCTTCTACTGGCATTGGAAGCATCTATCTATTTGGCAAGGGAATGTCGCTCAATTCAACGAATCTTCTACCTATCTCATGGGTTGGTTCCGAGATTACCTTTGGGCAAACTCCGCCCAGTTGATTAATGGCTATAACCCTTATGGAACTAGTAACTTAGCTGTTTGGGCTTGGATGTTCCTGTTTGGACACTTAGCTTGGGCTGTTAGCTTTATGTTCCTAATTACATGGCGGGGTTACTGGCAAGAGTTAATCGAAACTCTTGCTTGGGCACACGAACAGACGCCTCTATCCTTTGGCTACTGGAGAGATAAACCCGTTGCTTTGTCAATTGTTCAGGCTCGTTTAGTCGGCTTAACTCACTTTACTGTTGGTTATATCGCTACCTACGGAGCCTTTTTAATTGCGTCAACGGCAAGTAAGTTTGGTCAATGA